The following proteins come from a genomic window of Daphnia carinata strain CSIRO-1 chromosome 6, CSIRO_AGI_Dcar_HiC_V3, whole genome shotgun sequence:
- the LOC130690132 gene encoding polyadenylate-binding protein-interacting protein 1-like isoform X2, whose protein sequence is MTSSAVPGKKDTRFAPQPANNQQNGPAGNHFQQRERSFIRDGNRPAAGNSSNAFPNAMGSNNSKARGGSHHNGNNGPASASAGRGGKPNMEIYRPPSMRSGEIPAGGKGQSNQNSPDHQPPRLTKSRTSLELNNNSTRVANKVAQQGSATVTSITIQQQPVKEVTASPSGQFVLQRSKSSGSHLTLQQQKVPVPKPTSSVTTPKGTNLELPDISSFPEAAQVLLRKISVDPDAANSRSVMEAVKTLVSRMLESSRYASPIARYCSYVIEKETKETFRESLLNTCQELFQERDRLLRTASESSQRWVAFINFLNEMYLQLKRRNFNTKAKSSSTRLSPDLILLSLLAESCCATLRQPSSQSLQELECLFFVLTGIGRDVETELPSKMSAIWNAIRDAFLEMNSLPGAAQRTLLQLVELRAAKWQLPATAVTYYYPSVSGSAY, encoded by the exons ATGACTTCATCTGCTGTTCCCGGCAAAAAAGATACCCGGTTTGCTCCACAGCCCGCTAACAACCAACAG AATGGGCCAGCAGGAAATCATTTCCAGCAACGAGAGCGCAGTTTCATTCGTGATGGAAACCGCCCGGCTGCCGGCAACTCTTCGAATGCTTTTCCAAATGCTATGGGAAGCAATAATAGCAAAGCACGCGGTGGCTCTCATCACAATGGGAACAATGGGCCAGCATCGGCATCCGCCGGGAGGGGTGGCAAACCCAATATGGAAATTTATCGTCCACCAA GCATGCGAAGTGGTGAAATTCCAGCCGGCGGAAAGGGACAATCGAATCAGAACTCTCCCGATCATCAGCCCCCACGTCTTACCAAAAGCCGAACTTCACTCGAACTAAATAATAATAGCACAAGAGTGGCTAATAAAGTGGCACAACAAGGCTCTGCTACCGTTACTTCGATCACGATACAACAGCAACCGGTTAAAGAAGTGACCGCATCACCGTCGGGTCAGTTCGTGCTGCAGAGATCGAAAAGCAGCGGATCGCATCTTACtctgcaacaacaaaaagtgcCCGTACCGAAACCGACGTCATCAGTCACGACGCCTAAAGGCACCAATTTAGAATTACCCGATATCAGTTCGTTTCCCGAAGCAGCTCAAGTTTTACTTCGGAAAATATCCGTTG ATCCAGATGCAGCTAATAGCCGCTCAGTCATGGAGGCTGTAAAAACGTTGGTCAGTCGAATGTTAGAATCATCTCGTTACGCTTCTCCTATAGCTCGTTACTGTTCATATGTCATagag aaagaaacaaaagaaacttttaGAGAAAGCTTACTCAACACATGTCAAGAGTTGTTCCAGGAACGTGATCGATTGTTGAGAACAGCGTCGGAGTCTTCTCAGCGTTGGGTGGCCTTTATAAATTTTCTTAACGAAATGTATTTGCAG TTGAAACGACGCAATTTCAACACCAAAGCTAAATCTAGTTCGACAAGACTGTCTCCAGATTTGATTCTGCTTTCTTTGCTGGCTGAAAGCTGCTGTGCTACACTCAGACAGCCATCATCACAATCTCTTCAAGAG CTGGAATGtctgttttttgttctgaCGGGCATTGGCCGAGATGTCGAAACAGAACTTCCCAGCAAAATGTCTGCCATATGGAATGCAATTCGAGATGCGTTCCTCGAAATGAATTCATTGCCAGGAGCAGCTCAGCGCACTTTGCTGCAACTGGTTGAACTTAGGGCGGCTAAATGGCAACTTCCTGCCACTGCTGTCACATACTACTATCCATCCGTCTCGGGATCGGCCTATTGA
- the LOC130690132 gene encoding polyadenylate-binding protein-interacting protein 1-like isoform X1, translating into MTSSAVPGKKDTRFAPQPANNQQFFRRERSFVLQRPSQNGPAGNHFQQRERSFIRDGNRPAAGNSSNAFPNAMGSNNSKARGGSHHNGNNGPASASAGRGGKPNMEIYRPPSMRSGEIPAGGKGQSNQNSPDHQPPRLTKSRTSLELNNNSTRVANKVAQQGSATVTSITIQQQPVKEVTASPSGQFVLQRSKSSGSHLTLQQQKVPVPKPTSSVTTPKGTNLELPDISSFPEAAQVLLRKISVDPDAANSRSVMEAVKTLVSRMLESSRYASPIARYCSYVIEKETKETFRESLLNTCQELFQERDRLLRTASESSQRWVAFINFLNEMYLQLKRRNFNTKAKSSSTRLSPDLILLSLLAESCCATLRQPSSQSLQELECLFFVLTGIGRDVETELPSKMSAIWNAIRDAFLEMNSLPGAAQRTLLQLVELRAAKWQLPATAVTYYYPSVSGSAY; encoded by the exons ATGACTTCATCTGCTGTTCCCGGCAAAAAAGATACCCGGTTTGCTCCACAGCCCGCTAACAACCAACAG TTTTTTAGGCGAGAACGCAGCTTTGTCCTGCAACGTCCCTCACAG AATGGGCCAGCAGGAAATCATTTCCAGCAACGAGAGCGCAGTTTCATTCGTGATGGAAACCGCCCGGCTGCCGGCAACTCTTCGAATGCTTTTCCAAATGCTATGGGAAGCAATAATAGCAAAGCACGCGGTGGCTCTCATCACAATGGGAACAATGGGCCAGCATCGGCATCCGCCGGGAGGGGTGGCAAACCCAATATGGAAATTTATCGTCCACCAA GCATGCGAAGTGGTGAAATTCCAGCCGGCGGAAAGGGACAATCGAATCAGAACTCTCCCGATCATCAGCCCCCACGTCTTACCAAAAGCCGAACTTCACTCGAACTAAATAATAATAGCACAAGAGTGGCTAATAAAGTGGCACAACAAGGCTCTGCTACCGTTACTTCGATCACGATACAACAGCAACCGGTTAAAGAAGTGACCGCATCACCGTCGGGTCAGTTCGTGCTGCAGAGATCGAAAAGCAGCGGATCGCATCTTACtctgcaacaacaaaaagtgcCCGTACCGAAACCGACGTCATCAGTCACGACGCCTAAAGGCACCAATTTAGAATTACCCGATATCAGTTCGTTTCCCGAAGCAGCTCAAGTTTTACTTCGGAAAATATCCGTTG ATCCAGATGCAGCTAATAGCCGCTCAGTCATGGAGGCTGTAAAAACGTTGGTCAGTCGAATGTTAGAATCATCTCGTTACGCTTCTCCTATAGCTCGTTACTGTTCATATGTCATagag aaagaaacaaaagaaacttttaGAGAAAGCTTACTCAACACATGTCAAGAGTTGTTCCAGGAACGTGATCGATTGTTGAGAACAGCGTCGGAGTCTTCTCAGCGTTGGGTGGCCTTTATAAATTTTCTTAACGAAATGTATTTGCAG TTGAAACGACGCAATTTCAACACCAAAGCTAAATCTAGTTCGACAAGACTGTCTCCAGATTTGATTCTGCTTTCTTTGCTGGCTGAAAGCTGCTGTGCTACACTCAGACAGCCATCATCACAATCTCTTCAAGAG CTGGAATGtctgttttttgttctgaCGGGCATTGGCCGAGATGTCGAAACAGAACTTCCCAGCAAAATGTCTGCCATATGGAATGCAATTCGAGATGCGTTCCTCGAAATGAATTCATTGCCAGGAGCAGCTCAGCGCACTTTGCTGCAACTGGTTGAACTTAGGGCGGCTAAATGGCAACTTCCTGCCACTGCTGTCACATACTACTATCCATCCGTCTCGGGATCGGCCTATTGA
- the LOC130690167 gene encoding serine/arginine-rich splicing factor 2-like isoform X1, protein MSGRGPPRIEGMTSLKVDNLTYRTTCEDLRRVFEKYGDVGDVYIPKDRFSRESRGFAFVRFYDRRDGEDAMHAMDGRMMDGRELRVQLARYGRPDDPPRRSGRSSRRRRSRSRSRSRDRRSRSRSRSRSRSRDRDDKRGSRRDDDRRSKKKSKSRSRSRSDSRDRSRDRSRDRSRSRSKSPRDDAANRSPAAKEEQSAEADRRNHDEEDNGHADRRDDDNDHRRSASRSRSRSRSRSGSKD, encoded by the exons ATGAGCGGTCGCGGCCCTCCTCGCATTGAAGGCATGACCTCATTGAAAGTTGACAACCTGACGTATCGCACTACTTGCGAAGATTTGCGTCGAGTTTTTGAAAAGTATGGAGACGTCGGAGATGTTTACATCCCTAAAGACCGTTTTTCGCGAGAAAGTCGTGGCTTTGCTTTTGTCAG GTTTTATGATAGACGTGATGGAGAAGATGCCATGCATGCTATGGATGGTAGAATGATGGATGGACGAGAACTCAGGGTCCAATTGGCTCGCTATGGACGTCCTGATGATCCACCCCGGCGAAGTGGACGCAGTTCACGCAGGAGGAG GTCTCGTTCTCGTAGTCGTTCACGCGACCGTCGTTCCAGATCTCGATCTCGCAGTCGTAGTCGTAGCCGCGATCGTGATGATAAAAGAGGAAGTCGCCGTGATGACGATCGCCGAagcaagaagaagagcaaGTCCAG GTCCCGTAGTCGCAGTGATAGTCGCGATAGAAGCCGCGATAGGAGTCGTGATCGGAGCCGTTCTCGTAGCAAGAGCCCAAGAGACGATGCTGCAAACAGATCTCCAGCAGCAAAAGAAGAACAGTCAGCTGAGGCAGACAGGAGAAATCATGACGAAGAAGATAACGGACATGCAGATCGTCGCGATGACGATAACGATCACAGGCGATCTGCCTCGCGTTCGCGATCTCGCTCGCGTTCCCGATCTGGATCAAA agactga
- the LOC130690167 gene encoding serine/arginine-rich splicing factor 2-like isoform X2, which translates to MSGRGPPRIEGMTSLKVDNLTYRTTCEDLRRVFEKYGDVGDVYIPKDRFSRESRGFAFVRFYDRRDGEDAMHAMDGRMMDGRELRVQLARYGRPDDPPRRSGRSSRRRSRSRDRRSRSRSRSRSRSRDRDDKRGSRRDDDRRSKKKSKSRSRSRSDSRDRSRDRSRDRSRSRSKSPRDDAANRSPAAKEEQSAEADRRNHDEEDNGHADRRDDDNDHRRSASRSRSRSRSRSGSKD; encoded by the exons ATGAGCGGTCGCGGCCCTCCTCGCATTGAAGGCATGACCTCATTGAAAGTTGACAACCTGACGTATCGCACTACTTGCGAAGATTTGCGTCGAGTTTTTGAAAAGTATGGAGACGTCGGAGATGTTTACATCCCTAAAGACCGTTTTTCGCGAGAAAGTCGTGGCTTTGCTTTTGTCAG GTTTTATGATAGACGTGATGGAGAAGATGCCATGCATGCTATGGATGGTAGAATGATGGATGGACGAGAACTCAGGGTCCAATTGGCTCGCTATGGACGTCCTGATGATCCACCCCGGCGAAGTGGACGCAGTTCACGCAGGAGGAG TCGTTCACGCGACCGTCGTTCCAGATCTCGATCTCGCAGTCGTAGTCGTAGCCGCGATCGTGATGATAAAAGAGGAAGTCGCCGTGATGACGATCGCCGAagcaagaagaagagcaaGTCCAG GTCCCGTAGTCGCAGTGATAGTCGCGATAGAAGCCGCGATAGGAGTCGTGATCGGAGCCGTTCTCGTAGCAAGAGCCCAAGAGACGATGCTGCAAACAGATCTCCAGCAGCAAAAGAAGAACAGTCAGCTGAGGCAGACAGGAGAAATCATGACGAAGAAGATAACGGACATGCAGATCGTCGCGATGACGATAACGATCACAGGCGATCTGCCTCGCGTTCGCGATCTCGCTCGCGTTCCCGATCTGGATCAAA agactga
- the LOC130690176 gene encoding uncharacterized protein LOC130690176 isoform X1, whose amino-acid sequence MRPSTVGCYTCLVILICIAVVSSLESPKNSSSKRWSVRRTNCELKNNLKSWAKSFKNDSLSILSRATKKTNPMGFIRKQLETSKKYNPADPLHAYPNKWDLMVHSLFQKLSRFEVNNADAIRKVIRVVRILTIIGLVVGTLGIVLGVALPLSPLALAFGRREDEVEDKNDVVDWNYVDQISQSVIYAIENGMLKYEM is encoded by the exons atGAGGCCATCAACAGTCGg gTGCTACACATGCCTGGTAATCTTAATATGTATTGCGGTCGTTTCGTCCCTGGAATCTCCTAAGAATTCATCTTCGAAACGATGGAGCGTCCGAAGAACGAACTGCgagttgaaaaacaatttaaaatcgTGGGCGAAATCGTTCAAGAATGACAGCCTGTCAATCTTGAGTCGAGCAACAAAGAAGACCAATCCAATGGGTTTCATCCGCAAGCAATTGGAAACGAGTAAAAAGTACAACCCGGCGGACCCGCTTCACGCCTATCCAAACAAATGGGATTTAATGGTGCACAGTCTGTTTCAGAAACTGTCACGTTTCGAAGTGAATAATGCGGATGCCATCCGCAAAGTGATCCGAGTCGTCAGGATTTTGACAATCATCGGTTTAGTTGTCGGAACTCTGGGAATCGTCTTGGGTGTGGCGTTACCGCTCAGTCCCTTAGCGCTGGCGTTCGGTAGGAGGGAAGATGAGGTGGAGGATAAAAACGACGTAGTTGACTGGAATTACGTTGATCAAATTTCGCAAAGCGTCATCTACGCCATTGAAAATGGCATGCTCAAATACGAAATGTGA
- the LOC130690176 gene encoding uncharacterized protein LOC130690176 isoform X2, with the protein MCYTCLVILICIAVVSSLESPKNSSSKRWSVRRTNCELKNNLKSWAKSFKNDSLSILSRATKKTNPMGFIRKQLETSKKYNPADPLHAYPNKWDLMVHSLFQKLSRFEVNNADAIRKVIRVVRILTIIGLVVGTLGIVLGVALPLSPLALAFGRREDEVEDKNDVVDWNYVDQISQSVIYAIENGMLKYEM; encoded by the exons AT gTGCTACACATGCCTGGTAATCTTAATATGTATTGCGGTCGTTTCGTCCCTGGAATCTCCTAAGAATTCATCTTCGAAACGATGGAGCGTCCGAAGAACGAACTGCgagttgaaaaacaatttaaaatcgTGGGCGAAATCGTTCAAGAATGACAGCCTGTCAATCTTGAGTCGAGCAACAAAGAAGACCAATCCAATGGGTTTCATCCGCAAGCAATTGGAAACGAGTAAAAAGTACAACCCGGCGGACCCGCTTCACGCCTATCCAAACAAATGGGATTTAATGGTGCACAGTCTGTTTCAGAAACTGTCACGTTTCGAAGTGAATAATGCGGATGCCATCCGCAAAGTGATCCGAGTCGTCAGGATTTTGACAATCATCGGTTTAGTTGTCGGAACTCTGGGAATCGTCTTGGGTGTGGCGTTACCGCTCAGTCCCTTAGCGCTGGCGTTCGGTAGGAGGGAAGATGAGGTGGAGGATAAAAACGACGTAGTTGACTGGAATTACGTTGATCAAATTTCGCAAAGCGTCATCTACGCCATTGAAAATGGCATGCTCAAATACGAAATGTGA
- the LOC130690186 gene encoding uncharacterized protein LOC130690186 has product MKFILAVVLELAAAISLSRGAAIAAIGSSPATTISSSQNMITLTSGLRSARQQEEPVVTADALETNNEPIFRTQPGFPAILHPSNDYQLKTSGNFAIAYTGVVFWAVAGILGLALAIWIVSLFTGIGFFKTILTGFNTFKGRADEMGFKMDSQKLNLMASQVYKAIEAYRLKNQ; this is encoded by the coding sequence atgaaattcattttggCCGTCGTTCTGGAATTAGCTGCTGCAATTTCCTTGTCACGTGGAGCGGCAATTGCAGCCATCGGTTCTTCGCCTGCCACAACCATCTCTTCAAGTCAAAATATGATTACGCTAACTAGCGGGCTAAGAAGCGCCAGGCAACAAGAAGAACCGGTTGTTACGGCAGATGCTCTTGAAACTAACAATGAGCCTATTTTCCGTACACAACCCGGTTTCCCAGCTATTCTACATCCAAGCAATGATTACCAACTGAAGACATCAGGAAATTTCGCCATCGCCTACACCGGTGTCGTTTTTTGGGCCGTTGCTGGCATTTTGGGACTGGCTTTGGCCATTTGGatcgtttctttatttactGGAATTGgttttttcaaaaccattCTTACGGGTTTTAACACATTCAAAGGACGCGCTGATGAAATGGGCTTCAAAATGGACAGTCAGAAGCTCAACTTGATGGCCAGTCAAGTTTACAAGGCTATAGAAGCGTATCGTCTCAAAAACCAATAG
- the LOC130690194 gene encoding uncharacterized protein LOC130690194, translating to MRGFGLLAIFSCVWILLVVLLSVEGVPLAGKTGDVSMPTEPEKMTNKTSSVYDYVTPEVMSTVVGAALGDQDCLRYSACKAGNYVADVTGKEIVLMVLDRWVPNSWQDTLRAFKEAATYKDDCKKQFPCSNPRDE from the exons ATGAGAGGTTTCGGATTGTTGGCAATTTTTTCCTGCGTCTGGATTCTTCTGGTCGTCCTCTTGTCAGTCGAAGGTGTCCCGTTAGCTGGCAAAACAG GTGACGTTTCCATGCCAACAGAGCCCGAGAAAATGACGAACAAAACATCGTCTGTTTACGATTACGTAACTCCAGAGGTCATGTCGACAGTAGTTGGAGCTGCTTTGGGCGACCAAGACTGCCTCCGCTATTCGGCCTGTAAAGCCGGAAATTACGTTGCCGATGTTACTGGCAAGGAGATTGTTTTGAT GGTTCTGGACCGCTGGGTTCCCAATAGCTGGCAAGATACTCTCCGCGCCTTCAAGGAAGCGGCCACCTACAAGGACGATTGCAAGAAACAATTCCCTTGCTCCAATCCACGAGATGAGTAA
- the LOC130690141 gene encoding uncharacterized protein LOC130690141, giving the protein MAADEKKMLSTFNRLTLVARHLSRSPAALIGTRRCESSFAKRNLPINHPRKMYRIEERGAPNTLEHRIFFRNEFGPVSPFHDIPLFANQEQKIFNMVVEVPRWTNAKMEICKEEPLNPIKQDVKKGKLRFVANCFPHHGYIWNYGALPQTWENPNIVDERTGCKGDNDPIDVCEIGHRVAKRGDVLQVKVLGTIALIDEGETDWKVIAIDVNDPLASELNSIEDVEKHMPGFMNATVEWFRIYKIPDGKPPNEFAFNGEAKPREFALEVIEETHEHWKKMVAGQVDCHGVNSTCVNAEGAPCKVQIPEAEEIVKKCPQLTDGPGLENEVDKWHYTHLQK; this is encoded by the exons ATGGCTGcggacgaaaagaaaatgttatcAACGTTCAACCGGCTTACTCTTGTTGCACGTCACTTGAGTCGTTCACCAGCTGCTCTAATTGGCACACGTAGGTGCGAATCGTCTTTTGCTAAACGCAATCTTCCCATTAACCATCCTCGAAAAATGTATCGAATTGAAGAAAGAGGAGCTCCCAATACGTTGGAACACCGCATTTTCTTCC GAAATGAGTTTGGCCCTGTATCCCCTTTCCATGACATTCCTCTGTTTGCCAATCAGGAACAGAAAATTTTCAATATGGTTGTTGAAGTACCCCGCTGGACAAATGCTAAGATGGAG ATATGCAAAGAAGAGCCCCTAAATCCCATCAAACAAGATGTGAAGAAAGGTAAACTACGATTTGTGGCTAACTGCTTCCCTCATCATGGTTACATCTGGAACTATGGAGCTCTCCCTCAG ACTTGGGAAAACCCCAACATAGTAGACGAAAGAACGGGATGTAAGGGAGATAATGACCCCATAGATGTATGCGAAATTGGCCATAGAGTCGCCAAGCGGGGTGATGTTCTTCAAGTCAAGGTCTTGGGAACTATTGCATTGATCGACGAAG GTGAAACTGATTGGAAGGTCATAGCAATTGACGTTAACGACCCTTTGGCATCTGAGCTGAACA gcattGAAGACGTTGAGAAGCATATGCCGGGATTTATGAACGCAACCGTCG AGTGGTTTCGCATCTACAAGATACCCGACGGGAAGCCACCTAACGAGTTTGCTTTCAACGGAGAGGCTAAGCCACGCGAGTTTGCTCTTGAAGTGATTGAAGAGACTCATGAACATTGGAAGAAAATGGTCGCCGGTCAAGTTGACTGCCATGGAGTCAACAG CACCTGTGTAAACGCTGAAGGTGCCCCATGCAAGGTACAAATCCCAGAAGCGGAGGAAATTGTTAAAAAGTGCCCTCAGCTTACGGATGGCCCTGGTCTTGAAAACGAAG TGGACAAGTGGCATTACACTCATCTACAAAAATAG
- the LOC130690129 gene encoding serine hydroxymethyltransferase-like, whose translation MSELNTKEEMVKKLNETLEVADPEIFELITKEKHRQSKGLEMIASENFTSKAVLQALSSCLHNKYSEGLPGMRYYGGNEFIDQIEVLCQKRCLEAYGLNAEQWGVNVQPYSGSPANFAVYTGIVEPHGRIMGLDLPDGGHLTHGFFTATKKISATSIFFESMPYKSDPKTGLIDYDQLAITARLFKPKLIIAGISCYSRNLDYAKFRTIADDVGAYLMADMAHVSGLVAAGVAPSPFPYCDIVTTTTHKTLRGPRAGVIFFRRGPINTPGGSYDFENRINQAVFPGLQGGPHNHAIAAIAIAMKHAKTEDFKSYQQQVVKNAQELCRGLQDLGYKIVTDGTDNHLILMDLRTVGLTGSKGEKILEEIGIACNKNTVPGDKSAFNPSGIRLGTPALTTRGLLEADIVRVVQFINRGLLLAIEVSAISGPKLVDFKRILLEDQQINAKVMQLRSEIESFALEFPMPGYDF comes from the exons atgagtGAACTCAACACCAAAGAAGAAATGGTTAAGAAACTAAATGAGACGCTGGAAGTTGCTGACCCAGAAATCTTTGAATTAATTACTAAAGAGAAACATCGTCAAAGCAAAGGGCTGGAAATGATAGCATCAGAAAATTTTACTTCTAAAGCAGTCTTGCAAGCACTTAGTAGCTGTCTCCATAACAAGTATTCAGAAGGATTGCCAGGAATGAG ATATTATGGTGGTAACGAATTCATTGACCAAATTGAAGTGTTGTGTCAAAAGAGGTGCTTGGAGGCATATGGCTTGAATGCAGAACAATGGGGTGTCAATGTTCAACCTTATTCTGGTTCACCTGCCAATTTTGCGGTATATACAGGAATAGTTGAGCCACATGGGCGTATCATGG GTTTGGACCTTCCTGATGGAGGTCACCTTACGCACGGTTTTTTTACagcaactaaaaaaatttctgccACTTCCATATTTTTCGAGTCGATGCCTTATAAATCTGACCCTAAAACGGGTTTGATTGATTACGACCAGCTTGCTATTACGGCGAGACTATTTAAGCCGAAGCTGATTATTGCCG GAATTAGTTGTTATTCACGTAACTTGGATTACGCCAAATTTCGTACGATTGCGGATGATGTAGGTGCTTATTTAATGGCCGATATGGCTCACGTCAGTGGTCTCGTTGCTGCAGGAGTCGCCCCTTCGCCTTTCCCCTACTGCGACATTGTAACTACCACTACTCACAAGACGCTTCGTGGACCGAGAGCTGGTGTAATATTTTTCCGTCGTGGCCCAATTAATACGCCTGGTGGCTCCTATGATTTCGAAAATCGAATAAATCAAGCTGTCTTCCCCGGCCTCCAGGGTGGTCCGCATAATCACGCAATTGCTGCAATTGCCATTGCAATGAAGCATGCTAAAACCGAAGATTTCAAATCTTATCAGCAGCAA gTCGTGAAAAATGCCCAAGAGCTTTGCCGTGGGTTGCAAGATCTAGGTTACAAGATCGTCACTGACGGTACGGACAACCATTTGATTTTAATGGATTTGCGCACTGTAGGATTGACAGGTTCTAAGGGTGAAAAGATTTTGGAAGAAATCGGGATTGCTTGCAACAAAAATACGG TTCCAGGTGACAAAAGTGCTTTCAATCCAAGCGGAATTCGCCTCGGAACGCCTGCTCTTACTACTCGCGGGCTTCTCGAAGCTGACATTGTCCGGGTTGTTCAGTTTATTAATAGAGGGTTGCTGTTAGCCATTGAAGTATCAGCGATTTCGGGTCCTAAGTTAGTTGATTTTAAGCGGATATTGCTCGAAGATCAACAGATAAATGCCAAGGTAATGCAGCTAAGGTCAGAAATTGAATCATTCGCCCTCGAATTCCCCATGCCCGGTTATGATTTTTGA
- the LOC130690145 gene encoding Golgi to ER traffic protein 4 homolog, with product MAGIAHRAGPGAERVLQKLRKSIEDGNYYEAHQMYRTLYFRYMGQERYEPLLKLLYDGAMLLFQHQQHSSGADLAKLYVEVLQKAKLNVQKDIINNLADMMSKIPSSAPERQAFLMAALSWSQNENPESKKFEGHPQLHQMVANIYWRETNYHMARYHFIRSDDMENLGSMLVEIQVDLGYPSEIDLFVTQAVLQILCIRNLTFANSLFDNYLEHHPLLGNEPPFNYPLLNFTWMLLLAIRSTKLSAFAILCEYYQPSLKRDPSYKDYLDRIGQIYFGMPPPRGMSNQGMFGNLIQSLIGSLDGDSDSEDNIARSNLHSSDLD from the exons aTGGCAGGTATCGCGCATCGTGCCGGGCCTGGCGCGGAAAGAGTATTACAAAAGTTAAGAAAATCTATCGAAGATGGCAACTACTACGAGGCGCATCAAATGTACCGGACACTATATTTTAG ATACATGGGCCAAGAAAGATATGAGCCTCTACTAAAGCTTTTGTATGATGGCGCAATGTTGTTATTCCAACATCAACAACATTCAAGTGGAGCAGATTTAGCAAAACTGTATGTTGAAGTCCTACAGAAAGCAAAATTGAATGTTCAAAAGGATATCATCAATAATCTAGCTGATATGATGTCAAAAATACCTTCATCTGCACCAGAGAGACAAGCCTTCCTAATGGCAGCATTGAGCTGGTCCCAGAATGAAAATCCAGAATCTAAAAAGTTCGAAGGACATCCTCAACTTCATCAGATGGTTGCCAATATTTACTGGAGAG AAACTAACTATCACATGGCAAGATATCACTTCATCAGGTCAGATGATATGGAAAATTTGGGCTCCATGCTGGTGGAAATCCAAGTTGATCTTGGTTATCCATCTGAAATTGACCTTTTTGTGACACAAGCAGTACTGCAAATTCTCTGTATAAG GAACCTCACTTTTGCAAATTCACTCTTTGATAATTACTTGGAACACCACCCATTATTGGGTAATGAGCCACCCTTCAATTACCCTTTGCTTAACTTTACATGGATGTTGTTGCTTGCCATTCGGAG TACCAAATTATCAGCCTTTGCCATACTTTGTGAGTATTACCAACCTAGCCTTAAACGCGACCCCTCTTACAAAGATTATCTTGACAGAATTGGGCAG ATTTATTTTGGAATGCCACCTCCAAGAGGGATGTCCAACCAAGGGATGTTTG GCAATCTGATTCAGTCACTAATAGGCAGTTTGGATGGTGATTCTGATTCTGAAGATAACATTGCCAGGTCAAATCTCCATAGTTCAGACCTGGATTAG